From the genome of Triticum aestivum cultivar Chinese Spring chromosome 3B, IWGSC CS RefSeq v2.1, whole genome shotgun sequence, one region includes:
- the LOC123065301 gene encoding uncharacterized protein, translated as MYDLHIICGANESIGSPEYCADVLDDPLSYSPCKFRYSHVNFLVTQKDSSSAERYPLLLFAEFDNEEEGEPLCCLVDVPTPFAEHVRCLYCEAQGTKIVHPALEKFHGKERELEREFEEAISKGRHDRLICTNEYAVQHLCGVEEDFMYIDIRCIS; from the exons ATGTATGATCTTCATATTATCTGTGGTGCAAATGAATCCATAGGCAGCCCTGAGTACTGCGCCGATGTCCTGGATGATCCCCTGTCTTATTCCCCATGCAAATTCCGTTACTCGCATGTAAATTTTTTGGTGACCCAGAAGGATTCTTCATCTGCAGAAAGATATCCCTTACTCCTTTTTGCTGAATTCGATAATGAGGAGGAGGGTGAGCCCCTATGCTGTCTTGTCGATGTGCCAACGCCATTTGCAG AACATGTTCGGTGCCTGTATTGTGAGGCTCAAGGGACCAAAATTGTGCATCCGGCATTGGAAAAATTTCATGGGAAAGAAAGGGAGTTGGAGAGGGAGTTTGAGGAGGCTATCTCTAAAGGACGTCATGACCGGCTTATCTGCACGAATGAATATGCTGTTCAGCACTTGTGTGGAGTGGAGGAGGATTTCATGTACATTGATATCAGGTGCATCAGTTAG